A single genomic interval of Nostoc sp. UHCC 0870 harbors:
- a CDS encoding response regulator transcription factor — protein sequence MLKTTDIELVELAIKRAYLNECLLDPKLTKRLLESHYQNKYNKTGAKGKKFNDPPTDSQIQVLRLLADGLSYEDIASKMFISVSTVKSHISVLYGKWHVKNRAEAIKFESYLQIRYKILIFL from the coding sequence ATGCTCAAGACTACTGATATTGAGTTAGTTGAATTAGCCATCAAGAGAGCCTACCTTAATGAATGTTTGCTAGACCCCAAATTGACTAAACGATTGTTAGAAAGTCACTATCAAAATAAATATAATAAAACCGGAGCTAAAGGCAAGAAATTTAACGACCCGCCTACTGATAGTCAAATACAAGTTCTGCGATTATTAGCTGATGGTTTAAGTTATGAAGATATCGCCAGTAAAATGTTTATTTCTGTGAGTACAGTTAAAAGTCATATCAGTGTTTTGTATGGCAAGTGGCACGTCAAAAACCGTGCCGAGGCTATCAAATTTGAAAGTTACTTACAAATCAGGTACAAGATACTAATCTTTTTATAG
- a CDS encoding ParM/StbA family protein: MTTTYTNAKNWLVQANWLANSGLNALIAGKDPGAGYGKATYGDFCIMMPAAYSVVRNRNNQLHETISKDGCWVRYVEGSRKDLKDTQFFWGSAAIAKLDHTLLHDDKAKKAELALESILADLAVLNIPDGMKLSISLSNHNPERWGGEIKRRVQGTHTFQHKHPVNREIVTKTVSIVVTGIYPEGFGSIAHCLFGEPTLALEESEIAIALDIGSSTWLITVFNGNGAVIDRHLIEGGCGELHSMIAEALDKRNDKVSLLSKDVKHSPSLVNNGILEGTLTYGGNHLTGKKFEDEYKQCLDDWWSTRIEKFANFVTSGNYLDRAKYLVAWGGGVSLPVVDQNLAGLGFVVLPNSQFINAFGLKLLTENSIGV; this comes from the coding sequence ATGACAACCACATACACCAATGCCAAAAATTGGCTCGTTCAAGCCAACTGGCTTGCCAATTCTGGGTTAAATGCCCTGATTGCAGGTAAAGACCCTGGTGCTGGGTATGGCAAGGCAACCTATGGTGATTTTTGCATCATGATGCCAGCCGCCTACTCAGTAGTTCGCAACCGCAACAACCAACTTCACGAAACAATTTCTAAAGATGGGTGCTGGGTGCGTTATGTCGAAGGGTCACGCAAAGACTTAAAAGACACTCAATTTTTTTGGGGAAGTGCAGCGATCGCAAAACTTGACCACACCCTACTACACGACGACAAAGCCAAAAAAGCAGAACTGGCATTAGAAAGCATCCTTGCAGACTTGGCAGTTCTGAATATTCCAGATGGCATGAAACTTTCAATTAGCTTGAGTAACCACAACCCAGAACGTTGGGGAGGAGAAATCAAGCGCAGAGTTCAAGGTACTCACACCTTCCAGCACAAACACCCCGTAAATCGTGAGATTGTCACCAAGACAGTATCCATCGTAGTCACAGGCATTTATCCAGAGGGGTTTGGCAGCATCGCCCATTGTTTATTCGGTGAACCAACCCTAGCCCTAGAAGAATCAGAAATCGCTATCGCCCTTGATATTGGTTCATCCACTTGGCTGATTACCGTATTTAACGGCAATGGTGCAGTCATAGACCGCCATCTAATTGAAGGTGGATGCGGTGAACTGCACTCAATGATCGCAGAAGCATTAGACAAACGAAACGACAAAGTAAGTCTGCTATCCAAGGATGTCAAACATTCACCTTCTTTAGTGAACAATGGCATTTTAGAAGGCACTTTAACTTATGGAGGAAATCACCTCACAGGTAAGAAATTTGAGGATGAATATAAGCAATGTCTTGATGATTGGTGGTCTACCAGAATTGAGAAATTCGCCAATTTCGTTACCTCTGGTAATTACCTAGACCGTGCTAAATATCTTGTCGCTTGGGGTGGTGGTGTTTCACTGCCAGTGGTGGATCAAAACCTCGCAGGTTTAGGCTTTGTGGTCTTACCAAATTCCCAATTCATCAATGCTTTTGGACTGAAGTTATTAACAGAAAACTCAATAGGAGTGTAA